Part of the Paenibacillus guangzhouensis genome is shown below.
ATTACGCGGTCGCCTTCTTTCACTTCAAGCGGAACACGAACGCCATCTTTCACCGCGCCGCTTCCTACCGCAATAACTTTACCCTCTTGTGGTTTGTCTTTCGCGGAGTCTGGCAATACGATACCGAATGCTGTTGTCTCTTCTTTCTCTACTGCTTCAACTAATACGCGTTCACCTAAAGGTCTGATCATGAAAAAATAGCCTCCTTTAAATATGTTGTTAAGCATTAACCATTATGTGTAATGTATTAGCACTCGTTCATCGTTAGTGCTAATAACAATTTTTATGATACCTATTTTGGAAGAACATTTCAAGCCCTTTTCTTCAAATTTACATGAACTTTTCAACATTCTATCGCCTCGACACACCTACCCATTCTATCCATCGCCGACCAATTTATGCCACACGAGTGAAAACAATTTCTTACTCCCCTACCCGCAGGAAAAAATAATTATATCCGTACCAAGACACTTGCCCAAGCCGATAGTTATCCGCCTCCATACGCTAGGATAAGATTTCACATCGATAAGGAGTGAATTTCATGGCATATATGCCTCCAAGACGTCCACGAGGCGGTCGTTCTTTCTTTCCCTTCGGAGGACCTCCCGGACAGCCACCGTTTTCGCCTGGTCCGCCCGGGCAGCCGCCAGGAACATCTGGACCCTCCGGAGCTCAGGCACCATCCTCGCCCCCACCACAATTCGTCCCTGCTAAGCCTCTATCGCAAGCCCAAGCAGGCGCATTTGCGGTAGACCCAGGCGCCATTCGCCGCTGCATGTTCCGCTATACGTATGTCTGGCTAACGAACGGCGACCAATTCTGGTTCTACCCTATTTTCGTCGGACGCGACTCCGTAGCAGGTTTCCGCTGGAATGGCTTCTTCTGGATGTATTTCGGCATCGACTTGCGACGAATTGATTCCTTCACTTGCTTCTAGCCCAGCTTTGCAAAAAGACGCTTATCGATATCATCGACAAGCGTCTTCTATGTGTTCCTATCTTTCGTATTCAAGCTCATCTTCCCAAGCCTGCTCACGTGCAAGCTGTTTCCGATAGACGATCGACGACAACCATACGCTGAATTCATATAGCAGTATGAGTGGAACGGCAACGAGCAAGTCCGAGATCAAATCCGGCGGCGTGATGGTTACGCCGATGAAAATCAACACGAAGTAAGCTAGCTTCCGCATTTTACGCAATCGTTTCGGATTCACGATTCGAATCTTGGTCAAGAACATGATAATGATTGGCAATTCGAACAACAGTGATACTGGAATTAAAATATTGAATAAGAATGAGAAGTATTGTGTAACACCATAGGTCTCCAAGAGCCCCATATGTTTCGTCATATCCGTCGTGAACGAAAATGCGAGTGGAAATACAACATAATAGGAGAAAGCAAGACCCGCTAGAAATAAAAGCAGAACAAACGGGATATACTGCACAGCACCCTTCCGTTCAACTTCACGTAGCCCTGGTCGGACGAACAGCCAGATTTGGTAGACCGTGAATGGCAACCCTACGATTAATCCAATTACAAAAGCAAACTTCATATAGATACCGATGGCATCCCACATCGAAAACGCATGAAAGCTCATGTCTTTCACTGGCGCAATGGCAATTAAATAATTATAGATGGGGTCCGTAACGACAAACCCGAGAATCATCCCTAGAACCAATACAATCAGAATATAGAAGATCCGTCTTCGCAGCTCGCCAATATGTTCCCATACTGTCATGTCCTCTGCATCGAAATGCTGCTCTGTCATTCTACCACCACGCTAATCTTAATCAGGTAAACGTCTGTCATTCGCGTGCTTCTGATCCTGTACAGGCTGCGATGTGCTATCCGTACTGCGGACTTCTTGCTTCGCGGGCTTGCGATCGTCGTCATCATCGTCTGAGATGATATCACGCGCTCCCTCTTTGAATTCACGCAATGTCCGACCAAAAGCGCGACCCAATTGAGGCAGCTTATTCGGACCGAACAATAATAACGCAACGATAATCAGCAAAATAAAGCCTGTTACGCCTATGCCTCCCACCTTGCATATCCCCCTTCATTCACTTCTTCAGCGAAAATATCAATTCTGTTCTAGCATCCGATCAGTCCGCCATATCCCATCTCCACGATATCGCGTTCTTCGATACGATCTCCCGCCAAAATCCGCGGCAGAAGCACATCAAAAGAAGTGAATGGGTCGTGCATGACACAGCCTGGTAAACCTAGAATCGGTATATCTTCCAAATAGCCCATTAATAACATGGAACCTGGCAGCATCGGCGTACCGTAACGAACGATTTCCGCACCTGCTTGCCTGATTGCTCCGGGTGTCCGATCATCGGGATCTACAGACATCCCGCCTGACAGCAGTATCATATCACACATTTGTTCCTTCAATTGGGAAATTTCCGTGACAATTATCGCTATATCGTCAGGCGCAAAGCGTTGTTCGACAATTTCCGAACCGAAGGCTTCAACTTTCGCTCTAACAACGGGACCAAACCGATCTTGGATGCGTCCATGATAGACTTCACTGCCCGTCGTAATCAATCCAATACGATGCGGAATGAACGGCTTCACCTGTACGACCGATTGATGCGTATTCTTGCGAAGCTCTTCGCTATACCGTTCAACCTCTTCTATCTTCGCGGTTTGCGTAATCAGTGGAATTACGCGTGTGCCCGCAAGCGCTTGGCCCGGATGCACAACCGTATTCGATTTGACCGTCGCGAGCGCAATATCACCGAGACCGTTCACACGATCAACGGTTGGCTTATGAATATGGGCCAACCCGTGAATACTCGATCGAATCATAACCTTCCCTTCGGAAGGGTCAGTTAACGTCGTATTCGAGCCTTGAAGCGCCATCGCCATGCGCTGCGCAGCATCATCCTCATGGATCTCATCCTCTGCTAGTGAAATTGCATAAATATGCGCTTTACCGATATCGAGCAGCTTCGGGATATCGGATTCCGTAATCCGATGTCCCTTCCGAAAAAGTCTCCCCTTGAACTCGCCCGGAATAATCTGCGTCAAATCGTGTGCCAGTACCATGCCTATGGCCTCTTCTACAGGAACTTCCTGAAGCGATGAAGAAATTGAGCCACTATTCATCTTGGTGATCCTTGTACCGGCCAGTAATGATATCAAGCGCGTGCGGAAGCTGATCCATGACGGCATTCAGATTCTCATGCACACCTTTCGGACTTCCTGGCAAGTTCAGAATTAACGTCTTCCCGCGAATTCCGCATACCCCGCGTGATAACATCGCCCGTCTTGTCTTGAGCATAGAAGCGGCGCGCATCGCCTCCGCCATTCCCGGCACTTCCCGATTAATTACCTTAAGTGTAGCCTCTGGCGTGACATCCCGCTCGGCTAGGCCTGTCCCGCCTGTCGTTAAGATCAAGTGGGTCTGGAAGTAATCGACCATCTCGATCAGTGCGGCCATAATCTCATCCTTCTCATCCGGTACAATGCGATACTCGACAATTTCACCGCCAAGCTCTTCTTCGATCAATTCTCGAATGACTTGCGCACTCGTATCCTCGCGTTCACCTCTAGAGCCCTTATCGCTAGCGGTTAGGATTCCTACTCTCCAGATCATTTCGCACCCCTCCCTCGAATGTCGAACTTCAATATATGATATTTATTCCTTGTAGCTTATCTATTGTATGTATATGAACTATTCATGTATTATCTATGATCCTGTGATCGCCTGCATCCATCGTGATGGTCATGTCTTCCGTCATGAGGCAATCTATGCGAAGGTCATGCGCCTCCATCGGTACATGTTCGATCACCTGTAGACTGAATGCCAATGCAATACATAACGGCCTGCCCTCAGAACCTTCTGGGCGCGCCTCAGCAAGTCTGGCCATAAACCGGTCATAATATCCGCCGCCGTATCCCATACGCCCTCCATGCCGATCATAGGCGATCCCTGGAACGACAACCCAATCTAATGTTGCCCATTCCCTCTCGGATAGCTGCGGAAGCGACAATTTCGGTTCTCGAATCCCATAGCTGCCAACTTCAACATCGGATAACGATCGGATCCTATACAACTGCATCTGCCCTGTATCCTGATTCACACGAGGGGCATGTACCCTAAATCCCCGATCCCAGCAATGCTGAATAAATGGCATGATATCGAGCTCGTGATCATAGGGAAGATAGACGAAAATGCTACGATTCGCGGATGATTGTCCCGACTGGGCCTGTCCATCAATCCATTTCGCAGCTTCTCTGCATATTCGTTCGGAGTTCACCTGATGCTCATTCGGTGATAAGGCCTTCCGCAAGGCTTTGATCCGCTTGCGAATCTCTTGTTTCTCGCTCATTTAACGAAATCACACCCTTAGTTTACCATTGTTCATTTACTTTCGCTAGTTTTCAGCGTTATCCTTCCATTTCTTCGCACTTTCCTCAAAATTCATGTACAATATGTACTATTGAAACCGTGATCATGTGTTGGAGGTATCGACGAAA
Proteins encoded:
- the groES gene encoding co-chaperone GroES → MIRPLGERVLVEAVEKEETTAFGIVLPDSAKDKPQEGKVIAVGSGAVKDGVRVPLEVKEGDRVIFSKYAGTEVKFEGKEYLIMKESDIHAIIG
- a CDS encoding transporter, with translation MAYMPPRRPRGGRSFFPFGGPPGQPPFSPGPPGQPPGTSGPSGAQAPSSPPPQFVPAKPLSQAQAGAFAVDPGAIRRCMFRYTYVWLTNGDQFWFYPIFVGRDSVAGFRWNGFFWMYFGIDLRRIDSFTCF
- the tatC gene encoding twin-arginine translocase subunit TatC, which gives rise to MTEQHFDAEDMTVWEHIGELRRRIFYILIVLVLGMILGFVVTDPIYNYLIAIAPVKDMSFHAFSMWDAIGIYMKFAFVIGLIVGLPFTVYQIWLFVRPGLREVERKGAVQYIPFVLLLFLAGLAFSYYVVFPLAFSFTTDMTKHMGLLETYGVTQYFSFLFNILIPVSLLFELPIIIMFLTKIRIVNPKRLRKMRKLAYFVLIFIGVTITPPDLISDLLVAVPLILLYEFSVWLSSIVYRKQLAREQAWEDELEYER
- the tatA gene encoding twin-arginine translocase TatA/TatE family subunit, coding for MGGIGVTGFILLIIVALLLFGPNKLPQLGRAFGRTLREFKEGARDIISDDDDDDRKPAKQEVRSTDSTSQPVQDQKHANDRRLPD
- a CDS encoding molybdopterin-binding protein yields the protein MVLAHDLTQIIPGEFKGRLFRKGHRITESDIPKLLDIGKAHIYAISLAEDEIHEDDAAQRMAMALQGSNTTLTDPSEGKVMIRSSIHGLAHIHKPTVDRVNGLGDIALATVKSNTVVHPGQALAGTRVIPLITQTAKIEEVERYSEELRKNTHQSVVQVKPFIPHRIGLITTGSEVYHGRIQDRFGPVVRAKVEAFGSEIVEQRFAPDDIAIIVTEISQLKEQMCDMILLSGGMSVDPDDRTPGAIRQAGAEIVRYGTPMLPGSMLLMGYLEDIPILGLPGCVMHDPFTSFDVLLPRILAGDRIEERDIVEMGYGGLIGC
- the mog gene encoding molybdopterin adenylyltransferase, with the protein product MIWRVGILTASDKGSRGEREDTSAQVIRELIEEELGGEIVEYRIVPDEKDEIMAALIEMVDYFQTHLILTTGGTGLAERDVTPEATLKVINREVPGMAEAMRAASMLKTRRAMLSRGVCGIRGKTLILNLPGSPKGVHENLNAVMDQLPHALDIITGRYKDHQDE
- a CDS encoding 5-formyltetrahydrofolate cyclo-ligase gives rise to the protein MSEKQEIRKRIKALRKALSPNEHQVNSERICREAAKWIDGQAQSGQSSANRSIFVYLPYDHELDIMPFIQHCWDRGFRVHAPRVNQDTGQMQLYRIRSLSDVEVGSYGIREPKLSLPQLSEREWATLDWVVVPGIAYDRHGGRMGYGGGYYDRFMARLAEARPEGSEGRPLCIALAFSLQVIEHVPMEAHDLRIDCLMTEDMTITMDAGDHRIIDNT